In one Bradyrhizobium cosmicum genomic region, the following are encoded:
- a CDS encoding helix-turn-helix domain-containing protein — translation MTAHASTARAAHSQPVHIGDHLREWRQRRRMSQLDLAGEAEISARHLSFVETGRAAPSRDMVLRLAERLDVPLRERNVLLVAAGYAPAFPQRPLEDPALKSARQAIDLVLRAHEPNPALAYDRHWNLVAANRMLAPLLDGIPQRLLGQPVNVLRLAFHPEALAPRTVNLAEWCGHLLERLHRQCEATADSELIKLYSDLKSYPIPARSAPLSSDNVAIPFKLRLGGEILSFFSTTMVFGTPVDITLSELALETFFPADERTAERLKQMAANLG, via the coding sequence ATGACCGCACATGCATCCACGGCACGCGCCGCACACAGCCAGCCGGTTCATATCGGCGATCATTTGCGTGAATGGCGGCAGCGCCGCCGCATGAGCCAGCTCGATCTCGCCGGCGAGGCGGAGATCTCCGCGCGGCACTTAAGCTTCGTCGAGACCGGCCGCGCCGCACCCTCGCGCGACATGGTGCTCAGGCTCGCCGAGCGCCTCGACGTGCCCTTGCGCGAACGCAACGTGCTGCTGGTCGCGGCTGGCTACGCGCCGGCCTTTCCGCAACGCCCGCTGGAGGATCCCGCTTTGAAATCAGCCCGTCAGGCGATCGACCTTGTCCTTCGGGCTCATGAGCCCAATCCGGCGCTGGCCTATGACCGGCACTGGAATCTGGTCGCCGCCAACCGCATGCTGGCGCCGCTGCTCGACGGCATTCCGCAGCGTCTGCTCGGCCAGCCCGTCAACGTGCTGCGGCTGGCGTTTCATCCCGAGGCCCTGGCGCCGCGCACGGTCAATCTGGCGGAATGGTGCGGACACCTGCTGGAGCGGTTGCACCGGCAATGCGAGGCGACGGCGGACTCGGAGCTGATCAAGCTCTACAGCGATCTGAAGAGCTATCCCATCCCGGCGCGCTCGGCGCCGCTGTCGAGCGACAATGTCGCGATCCCTTTCAAGCTCCGTCTTGGCGGTGAGATACTTAGTTTCTTTTCCACCACCATGGTGTTCGGAACCCCGGTCGATATCACCCTGTCCGAACTTGCGTTGGAGACGTTCTTTCCGGCGGATGAGCGCACCGCCGAGCGGCTGAAGCAGATGGCCGCAAATCTGGGCTAG
- a CDS encoding DsbA family oxidoreductase: MSTLKPLQIDVVSDVVCPWCYIGKHRIESALALVPDVPVKLNFRPFFLNPWVPREGISREAYLTQKFGSVEAYKGIAGRVVGAASEEGLIYRPELVARQPNTTDCHRLILWAEAIGKAPEMKQRLMELYFRDGGDLTDVNVLVQAAADIGLDGDDVRKRLATDEDVARVSADAQEAAEKGISGVPTYVFAQKYAVSGAQDPNLLARAIREVSAEINAQAAE; the protein is encoded by the coding sequence ATGAGCACCCTTAAACCGCTCCAGATCGATGTCGTCTCCGACGTGGTGTGCCCTTGGTGCTATATCGGCAAGCATCGGATCGAGAGCGCGCTGGCGCTCGTGCCCGACGTTCCCGTCAAGCTCAATTTCCGTCCCTTCTTCCTCAATCCCTGGGTGCCTCGCGAAGGCATCAGCCGCGAGGCGTATCTCACCCAGAAGTTCGGCTCGGTCGAGGCCTATAAGGGCATTGCCGGCCGCGTGGTCGGGGCGGCGAGCGAAGAGGGCCTCATCTACCGGCCCGAGCTGGTCGCGCGCCAGCCCAACACGACCGATTGCCACCGCCTGATCCTCTGGGCCGAAGCGATCGGCAAGGCACCCGAGATGAAGCAGCGCCTGATGGAGCTCTACTTCCGCGACGGCGGCGACCTGACCGACGTCAACGTGCTGGTGCAAGCCGCTGCGGATATCGGCCTCGACGGCGACGACGTGCGCAAGCGCCTCGCCACCGACGAGGACGTCGCGCGCGTCTCGGCTGACGCGCAGGAAGCCGCCGAGAAGGGCATCTCCGGCGTGCCGACTTACGTGTTCGCGCAGAAGTATGCGGTGTCCGGCGCGCAGGACCCGAACCTGCTCGCCCGCGCCATCCGCGAGGTCTCGGCGGAGATCAACGCGCAGGCGGCAGAGTAG
- a CDS encoding GNAT family N-acetyltransferase: MVDIAHEAAINPATARDAAAARALVPLSSIDPSQWRALAQRAIEPNGYYLPAWELAVSATARGRTDASALAAFDGSSSRLIGLMPVISLWRACRIPVPALVSAHPYGTLCSPLIDSDAPIEAATRLLQQARAAGAHALVLNDVALDGAAMNALSQALDRDGLKPRVLSSYIRASLDATRDGETLLREALGARRVKELRRQRHRLEEHGPVLFEVARRPEEIGSALETFLQLEASGWKGKRGTALIQHAGDATFIRRAVPALAETAQCEIVTLRTGTTAVAAGIVLRHQDRAFFFKLGIDERFAKYSPGVQLTLELTRHLCDDPAIASADSTASADHPMINPIWRGRFAIGDVLIPLRRKDPVVGLIHAALSGLNVVHEAARRVVHRLRK; this comes from the coding sequence GTGGTCGATATCGCGCATGAGGCTGCGATCAATCCGGCAACGGCAAGAGATGCCGCGGCGGCGCGCGCGCTCGTCCCGCTCAGCTCCATCGACCCGAGCCAATGGCGCGCGCTGGCGCAGCGCGCGATCGAGCCGAACGGATATTACCTGCCCGCCTGGGAGCTCGCCGTCAGCGCCACCGCGCGTGGCCGCACGGATGCATCGGCGCTTGCCGCATTCGACGGATCTTCGTCGCGGCTGATCGGGCTGATGCCGGTGATCTCGCTGTGGCGCGCCTGCAGGATCCCCGTGCCCGCGCTGGTGAGCGCGCATCCCTATGGCACGCTCTGCAGCCCCCTCATCGACAGCGACGCCCCGATCGAGGCAGCCACGCGTCTGTTGCAGCAGGCGCGCGCCGCCGGAGCCCATGCGCTCGTTCTGAACGATGTCGCGCTTGACGGTGCGGCGATGAATGCGCTCAGCCAGGCTCTTGATCGCGACGGCCTGAAGCCGCGCGTGCTATCCTCCTACATCCGCGCCAGCCTCGATGCGACGCGGGATGGCGAGACTCTGCTCCGCGAGGCGCTCGGCGCCAGAAGAGTCAAGGAGCTCCGCCGTCAGCGCCATCGCCTCGAAGAGCACGGCCCCGTCCTGTTTGAGGTTGCGCGCAGGCCCGAGGAGATCGGATCCGCACTCGAAACATTCCTGCAGCTCGAAGCCAGCGGCTGGAAGGGCAAGCGTGGCACCGCGCTGATCCAGCATGCGGGCGATGCGACCTTCATCCGCCGCGCCGTCCCGGCACTCGCCGAGACCGCGCAATGCGAGATCGTGACCTTGCGCACGGGCACCACAGCGGTGGCTGCTGGAATCGTGCTGCGCCACCAGGACCGCGCCTTCTTCTTCAAGCTCGGCATCGACGAGCGCTTTGCGAAATATTCGCCGGGCGTACAGCTCACGCTCGAGCTCACCCGCCACCTCTGCGACGATCCCGCCATCGCCAGCGCGGATTCCACCGCGAGCGCCGATCACCCCATGATCAACCCGATCTGGCGCGGACGCTTTGCCATCGGTGACGTGCTGATTCCGCTACGGCGGAAAGATCCTGTCGTGGGCTTAATTCACGCGGCCCTGAGCGGCCTCAACGTCGTTCACGAAGCCGCGCGACGCGTGGTGCACCGGCTCCGTAAATAG
- the ccoG gene encoding cytochrome c oxidase accessory protein CcoG, producing MTDDTFIEGPLYEKRKKVYPQSVHGPFRRIKWAILCVTLGTYYLLPFLRWNRGPGQPDQAVLIDLPHRRFYFFFIELWPQEVYYFTGLLIIAAMTLFLMNAVAGRLWCGYMCPQTVWTDLFYAVERWVEGDRRERMQGDKRYWTFDHIRKVALKHFLWIMIAWWTGGAWVLYFADAPSLVKELATFQAPFIAYLWIGILTATTYVFAGHAREQMCIYMCPWPRIQAALTDEWALNVTYRRDRGEPRMSVKKADAARAHGDPAGDCVDCHQCINVCPTGVDIRHGIQLGCIQCGLCIDACDNVMGEIGRPAGLIGYDTDINMQRRREGKAPIYRIIRPRTLIYAAAIAIVGSIMLYTLATRATMDVNVLHERNPLFVQLSDGGVRNDYTVRILNKGAQRSFALEVSGLPGAISRVAGVETSPGGKPIIEVGQDQTREVRLSVQVGPSDLPKTSRDIDIAIIDTAGGGRAGARDHFVPGDQ from the coding sequence ATGACCGACGATACCTTCATCGAGGGACCTCTCTACGAGAAACGGAAGAAGGTCTATCCGCAGTCCGTCCACGGCCCTTTCCGCCGCATCAAATGGGCGATCCTCTGCGTCACGCTCGGGACCTACTATCTTCTTCCGTTCTTGCGTTGGAACCGCGGGCCCGGCCAGCCGGACCAGGCGGTGCTGATCGACTTGCCGCATCGGCGCTTCTACTTCTTCTTCATCGAGCTGTGGCCGCAGGAGGTCTACTATTTCACCGGCCTGCTGATCATCGCCGCGATGACGCTGTTCCTGATGAATGCCGTCGCCGGCCGGCTGTGGTGCGGTTACATGTGTCCGCAGACGGTGTGGACCGACCTGTTCTACGCGGTCGAGCGATGGGTCGAGGGCGACCGGCGCGAGCGCATGCAGGGCGACAAGCGCTACTGGACGTTCGATCACATCCGGAAGGTCGCGCTGAAGCACTTTCTCTGGATCATGATCGCCTGGTGGACCGGTGGCGCCTGGGTGCTGTACTTCGCCGACGCGCCCTCGCTGGTGAAGGAACTCGCTACCTTCCAAGCCCCGTTCATCGCCTATCTGTGGATCGGCATCCTCACCGCCACGACCTATGTCTTTGCCGGTCACGCCCGCGAGCAGATGTGCATCTACATGTGTCCGTGGCCGCGCATCCAGGCGGCGCTGACCGACGAATGGGCGCTCAACGTCACCTATCGCCGCGACCGTGGCGAGCCGCGCATGTCGGTCAAGAAGGCGGATGCCGCCCGTGCGCACGGCGATCCCGCCGGTGACTGCGTCGATTGCCACCAATGCATCAACGTCTGTCCCACCGGCGTCGACATCCGGCATGGAATCCAGCTCGGCTGCATCCAGTGCGGCCTTTGCATCGACGCCTGCGACAACGTCATGGGCGAGATCGGCCGGCCCGCCGGCCTGATCGGCTACGACACCGACATCAACATGCAGCGCCGGCGCGAGGGCAAGGCGCCGATCTACCGCATCATCCGTCCGCGCACGCTGATCTATGCCGCAGCCATCGCCATTGTCGGCAGCATCATGCTCTACACGCTCGCCACGCGCGCGACGATGGACGTCAACGTGCTGCATGAGCGCAATCCCCTCTTCGTCCAGCTCTCGGATGGCGGGGTGCGCAACGACTACACCGTCCGCATACTCAACAAGGGCGCGCAGCGATCGTTTGCGCTCGAGGTCTCCGGACTGCCCGGCGCAATCAGTCGCGTCGCCGGTGTCGAAACCAGCCCCGGCGGCAAGCCGATCATCGAGGTCGGACAGGATCAGACCCGAGAAGTCAGGCTGTCGGTGCAGGTCGGCCCCAGCGACCTGCCAAAGACCTCACGTGACATCGACATTGCCATCATCGACACCGCCGGCGGCGGACGCGCAGGTGCCCGCGATCATTTCGTACCGGGCGACCAGTAG
- a CDS encoding DUF302 domain-containing protein encodes MTYHFSKTVDLPFDAAVAATTEALKHHGFGVLTQIDVKDTLNKKLGVAFRPYLILGACNPKLAYQALTHEDKIGTMLPCNVVVQQREGGKVEISAVDPVASMAAIENPKLGAVATQVRELLKQVVAEIA; translated from the coding sequence ATGACCTATCACTTCTCGAAAACGGTCGACCTGCCGTTCGACGCAGCGGTAGCGGCCACGACCGAGGCGTTGAAGCACCATGGTTTCGGCGTGCTCACCCAAATCGACGTCAAGGACACCCTGAACAAGAAACTCGGGGTCGCGTTTCGGCCATATCTCATCCTCGGGGCATGCAATCCCAAGCTCGCCTATCAGGCGCTGACCCACGAGGACAAGATCGGCACGATGCTGCCCTGCAACGTCGTGGTTCAGCAGCGCGAGGGTGGCAAGGTCGAGATTTCGGCGGTGGATCCCGTCGCTTCGATGGCGGCGATCGAGAACCCGAAGCTCGGTGCCGTCGCCACTCAGGTTCGCGAGCTGCTGAAGCAAGTCGTCGCCGAGATTGCGTGA
- a CDS encoding DUF2892 domain-containing protein, translated as MNIDKAVLAFAGFVVLLGLALGTYVNAYWYLLTAFAGLNMLQASFTGFCPAAIVFKKLGLRGGCAFS; from the coding sequence ATGAATATCGACAAAGCCGTTCTCGCCTTCGCAGGTTTCGTCGTCCTGCTCGGACTCGCACTGGGGACCTACGTGAATGCGTACTGGTACCTGCTGACGGCGTTCGCCGGGCTAAACATGTTGCAGGCCTCGTTCACGGGCTTCTGTCCCGCTGCGATCGTGTTCAAGAAGCTCGGCCTGCGCGGCGGCTGCGCGTTCTCGTGA